GATAGAACGGACCGAATCCTCTTTACCCTTGTAAATTTGTGTACCTGGACGCAAATCAGGGCTATTTTCAATTGTTAGGCCGATAGGAATAGCAGCGTTTTGGCATTGTTCGAATGTATTTGCTGATATATAGAAATCAGCACCTTTAACACCCTCGCCATACATACCATAAATTACAGGACTTCCACCCATTATTGTTTTACCGTTTTTCTTCGGTACCTGGAGGTATGCGTTTCTTACAACTCGTACAGCTTTTCCAAATTCATTTTCTCTCTGCCAGCCATAAATATTAGCAAAATAAAACTTTTGCCAGGTTTCCAAGATTAAAGGCTGGCCAGCCCATTTCCCTTTTGCATGCTTTAAGAAAGTTTCGGTGAAATAAAGCATGTCATTGGCTTTGTCATTATCGAACCAAATATCTTTTCGCTTTTTCCATCGTTTATATCGCTTTACCATTTGTTTAATACTGTGAGGATAAGCTTTTGGATTAGAATCGAACTCTTTTACAAATTCATCAGCATAGTTAATTTCAAAATCTATCATGGCCGCATTTTCCTCTGCCTAAATTGAACAAGCTTACTACTTTCATTTGCATCAGGCTCAGGATCTTGTTTCTTTACCTCGTCACCTTTAGCAAGTAATGTTCCTGATTTTTTAATGAGGTCTTTGTTTTTGCCATCTAATCCAAGTTGGCCAAGTAATCGAGCCAATTCTTTTCTTAACTTCTCAGTATTTTCACCTATGTCTTTTGCTTGCTCATATTCTTCGAAACAATCTAGGTACACTTCGATTAATAAATCCAAAGCAGGTGAATAGGTTCCAGCCTCCACCAACGATTCAATTATTCGTTTGTGCTGCAGTTCACGATTAGTAGTTTTCTTTTTCGTCACACTTCGATTTTCCTCTACTGTGACATTCTGAACTAAACCCAATTGTTCAAGCCAATTATAACGACTTTTCCACTTTCTAACTGTAGACTCTGCAGCTCCAACAGCTGTTGCTATTTCTGCATTTGAAATACTTCCTTCACTCTCTTTAAAAAGTTCTAATGCTTGTTCATGTTTTTTGGTCAATACCTATTCACCTGCCTTTGTCACACTTAAATTTTTTTAAAAAATCAATTTGAGGCGCGCGATTACATGCTCATACGGTCTACAGCATTTTGGCCAAAATTATTATTTGATAGGGGGGCTATCACCAATTAAAATTATGTTTTGGCTTTGGTTTTGTCTCATGTTCTACAATCATGTGACACGTTGGGCATAAGGTTGTTATGTTATTAGGATCTAGCTTTAAGTCAGGCCTATCATTGATTGGTATGATGTGATGATGCTGTGCTGTTCTACCAAACACAAACTTGTTACACCGTGTACATCTTCCTTTATCTCGCCGATAACAGTCAGCCTTTAAATCCCTCCATGCCTCTGTGCTATAGAAAGGTTTATTGCTGGCACCTACATTCCTTTTCTTTCTTCTGTGATTATCACAGTACCTACCCTTACTAACTAATTGTCGGCATCCTTGTTCACTACAATATTTCATTCAGTATCAGCTGCTAACTGTTCCTCAATGTACTCACGGATTGTATCAGGCTTCTTTAAATTACCTGGTACTTCAATATTGTTTTCTTCTGCAAACTCTTTAAGCTGAGTAGCATTCATGCCCTCTAAATTAAATACTGGAGTGTCAGTTAATGGTTTAGCTTCTACGTATAGCATCGACTCAGGTTTCTCAGTTACTTCGAAAGAAGGCCTCATACCTGCAGGTACAAATAGGATCTTCTTCGCTTCACTATCCCAGTATTCATTACCATTTGCTGTTGTACGAATCAGTACGTTCATATTAAATCAATCCTTTCTTTTAACCTTTTGCTTAACTCATTAGCTACATCGGTAGCAGATTCATGAAATGACTTGCCATTACTTATTCTAATTTTGATTTCATTAATGACTTCACTCGATGCTTGCTTTGCATCTGATAGTCCTCGTTGATAAGCAGCATCTATTTCTTTTTGAAGCCTAATCATTTTAATGATTGAAAGAACAAAATTAATAGTAATTAAAATGAATGTGAGGATTGCTATAATTTTCAATGTACTCACCACCTTTCTTTTGTATTAATAATTAAATAGAATTCTTCCTAGCAAAATGTATTTGCTAGTTAGTTTTCTTTATTGTTTTCTTTATTGTTTTCTTTAGAGATTTTGCATTATATGAAGGAACTCGTTTCACTAGACGCTAATTAGCGACATTACTAGACGCTAATTAGCGACATAAGAGGTGACGCTAATTAGCGACAGTCTACATCATGAAAATGAAAAAGGAATTAACTAAGGTCTCCCTTAATCAATTCCCGATGATATTAATTTAACATGTATAAAACCAAATGCTTCACAGTAATTTACTAATATTTTCATTTTGTTTTACTATTATTTTTCTACCATTTTTCTACATAGTGCGTGCAATGTTTAAATCTAAAGCAAGTTTATAGAAAGCTTTCCAACGGATTTTATCATAAGTAGTAGCAGAAATAGGCGGCTGAAACTTAAAGCAATAGACTTTCATGTCTGTTAAGTATTCGGCATCATCAGCCATGTACCTGGTTTCAATTAAGAAGCGTTCCATTGGCGGCAGTCTTTTTACAGCACGTTCTACACGATCACAGTATTTGCGTCTCTCACTTTGTTCATCCACGTTGTAAATGGCAACTGAACCTGTTTGGTCACTTGTTAAATTACTCTTGCCACCACCTATGTCATCTAATTTGGAAGTAGTTGCGGCTTCCTTTTCCTCAAATGTTAAGTATTTAAAAATGCGGTATCTTTCTAGTTCACGCTCTACTGCTGCTTGTGTTGCTTTTCTATCTAATTCAGGTAATTCAAATGCCAAAGTCTTTCCTCCTTCTGTTCAAAAGGAATGCCCTAGAATTAACTAGGGCAATTTATATTAATCTAGTAGGTCATCCCCATTTTTGTCTTGTACAATATCTTCCATGTTCAATTGCTCTACCACTTCCGTAGTACCGTCACTATTTACGGTATATTTAACGCCCTCTTGATCTTCCCCATCATCAAGATCCTCAATACTCATTTGGCTTTGTTCAAGCAATAATTTAATGTTAAAACCTGCCTTTGGATACAGTTGAATAGTTTTTTCTTCACTATCACCTTTAGCTTCAAATTTGAGTACAACCTTCTTGCTGTCGCGCTGAATAGATTTAAATTCTGCTGATAATTTTACATCACCAATTTCAATTATTACTATGCTGCCTGCCATACCAATTAATTCTGATTTATATTTAACATCATCACCCAGGATATGAAACTCTAAAACTTCCTTTTTATCATCCTTTTGTATCTTTTTAAAAAGGACATCTAATTCAACATTAGCCATTCTTCACACTCTCCATTTCAATTGATTTATTTCCTAATATCGATTTAACCACTTC
The genomic region above belongs to Lysinibacillus sp. FSL W8-0992 and contains:
- a CDS encoding phage terminase small subunit-related protein, with translation MTKKHEQALELFKESEGSISNAEIATAVGAAESTVRKWKSRYNWLEQLGLVQNVTVEENRSVTKKKTTNRELQHKRIIESLVEAGTYSPALDLLIEVYLDCFEEYEQAKDIGENTEKLRKELARLLGQLGLDGKNKDLIKKSGTLLAKGDEVKKQDPEPDANESSKLVQFRQRKMRP
- a CDS encoding HNH endonuclease produces the protein MKYCSEQGCRQLVSKGRYCDNHRRKKRNVGASNKPFYSTEAWRDLKADCYRRDKGRCTRCNKFVFGRTAQHHHIIPINDRPDLKLDPNNITTLCPTCHMIVEHETKPKPKHNFNW
- a CDS encoding ArpU family phage packaging/lysis transcriptional regulator, with translation MAFELPELDRKATQAAVERELERYRIFKYLTFEEKEAATTSKLDDIGGGKSNLTSDQTGSVAIYNVDEQSERRKYCDRVERAVKRLPPMERFLIETRYMADDAEYLTDMKVYCFKFQPPISATTYDKIRWKAFYKLALDLNIARTM